The nucleotide window CTGATCCCAGGGAACGTTGTCCACATTCCCATCATGGGGTCTGCGCTCTGCGCCGGCTTCCCTTCACCTGCCGACGACTTCCTGGAAGGCGCCCTCGAACTGCCGCGCTGGCTCGCCCCGAACCCGCCGGCCACCTTCGCTTGGAACATCTCCGGCGATTCGATGCGCGATGCCGGGATCTTCGACCGAGACCTCGCTGTGGTCGACCGGAGCCTGAAACCGTCCCATCGGAGCGTCGTCGTGGCGGCGATCGACGGGCAAATGTCGATCAAGCGGCTGCTTGTTGAGGGAAACGTCGCTCGACTGTCGTTCGAAAACCCGGATCTCCCGGCCTTCGCCGTTGAGGAGACTGGCGAGGCCGAGATCTGGGGCGTTGTCCGCTTCTCGATCCGCTGGCACATCGCCCGCAGCGGCCTGATCCGATGAACCGGGCCATCGCGCTGATCGATGGCAACAGCTTCTATTGCTCATGCGAGCGGGTGTTCGACCCGAAGCTGGCCCGTGTGCCGGTGATCGTGCTGTCCAATAATGATGGATGCGCCATCGCTCGGACGGCTGAGGCCAAGGCGCTCGGCATCAAGATGGGCGATCCCTGGTTCCAGATCCGCGACGACTGCAAGCGTCAGGGCGTGCGGGTGTTCTCCTCAAACTACACCCTCTACGGCGACATGAGTTCGCGCACGAACGCGGTGTATCGGGACTTCTCGCCGGCCGTAGAGATCTACTCTATCGACGAGAGCTTCCTCGACCTTTCCGACGTGCGTGAAGATCTATGGTTGGAGCTCGCCCGCGACCTTCGTGCAACCGTCCGCGCATGGACTGGTATCCCAACCTGCGTTGGCATCGGGCCGACGAAGACCCTCGCGAAGCTGGCGAACCATATCGCCAAGACGATCCCGGATCTCGGCGGCGTCTGCGACCTGTCGGACGAGGACGAGCGGGCCGCTTGGCTTTGCCGCATTCACGTCGGGGAGGTGTGGGGCATCGGCCGCGCTTCGCTCGCAAAGCTCGAAGCCATGGGCGTCGACTCCGTCGCGGATCTGCGC belongs to Methylobacterium sp. 77 and includes:
- the umuD gene encoding translesion error-prone DNA polymerase V autoproteolytic subunit — translated: MSVYRIGELGLIPGNVVHIPIMGSALCAGFPSPADDFLEGALELPRWLAPNPPATFAWNISGDSMRDAGIFDRDLAVVDRSLKPSHRSVVVAAIDGQMSIKRLLVEGNVARLSFENPDLPAFAVEETGEAEIWGVVRFSIRWHIARSGLIR